A stretch of Argiope bruennichi chromosome 10, qqArgBrue1.1, whole genome shotgun sequence DNA encodes these proteins:
- the LOC129989295 gene encoding uncharacterized protein LOC129989295, with protein sequence MSFPRTASCVLIALLSLVFIINVDGGHKKAPKTTSSPQNATRERKSYIAPDYGMDYYDYPEDLFLNETYNGTYGLGAYYNGYYGDYYGPYAYPELYEYYDAFDGNSTKIEKSSITMDNEEKGTRKPQTRRSRRKSRSLPEESKMKPLCVMNLLNATNFFGKYIRHIFECKDKEIKHFACFDSEGFIKPCYLLKDKMEPEMPLCALNENASYVTTCNSTKPQSICFKDIKQMNRISVCNDTKRRVCFDGGLTLCSNQEKKREVRAIDVVNCHNCEVDVKMVVDETDNSPPKIQINVTSLDTLGKYANLMDTYEPEFDK encoded by the exons ATGAGTTTCCCTAGAACGGCTTCATGCGTGCTGATAGCTCTGTTATCATTG gtttttaTTATTAACGTTGATGGAGGACacaaaaag gCGCCGAAGACCACCTCAAGTCCACAAAATGCAACCCGAGAAAGAAAAAGCTACATTGCTCCTGACTACGGAATGGATTATTATGACTATCCAGAGGATCTTTTCCTAAATGAAACATACAATGGCACCTACGGACTGGGAGCTTACTATAATGGCTATTACGGTGACTATTATGGACCTTATGCATATCCAGAATTGTATGAATATTACGACGCATTCGATGGCAACAGCACCAAAATTGAGAAGTCCTCCATTACAATGGATAACGAAGAAAAAGGAACGAGAAAACCACAAACCAGAAGGTCGAGACGCAAATCTAGATCGTTGCCAGAGGAAAGTAAAATGAAGCCCCTATGTGTGATGAATCTGTTAAATGCGACGAATTTTTTCGGCAAATATATTCGCCATATTTTCGAGTGCAAAGATAAGGAAATCAAGCATTTCGCATGTTTTGATTCTGAAGGATTTATAAAACCTTGTTACTTGCTGAAAGATAAAATGGAGCCTGAAATGCCTCTGTGCGCATTGAAT gaAAATGCTTCTTATGTTACGACTTGCAACTCTACAAAACCTCAGAGCATTTgctttaaagatataaaacagaTGAATAGAATATCCGTATGCAATGATACGAAGAGAAGAGTATGTTTTGATGGAGGACTGACACTCTGCAGTAACCAAGAGAAAAAGCGAGAAGTACGAGCAATCGACGTTGTAAACTGCCACAATTGCGAAGTAGATGTAAAAATGGTAGTCGACGAAACGGATAATTCTCCTCCCAAAATTCAGATTAATGTGACTAGTTTGGATACTTTAGGTAAATATGCGAATCTAATGGATACTTACGAACCTGAGTTTGATAAAtga